Genomic segment of Paenibacillaceae bacterium GAS479:
CAGCTTGCCCAGCACAGGCACTGCAAAAAGCTCGGCTTTTGCCATGTAATGAACTTTGCGGTTCAGCTTAATGCCGATCGTCGGCGGATCGAAGTTACTGATATGATTGGCGCATAGGATAACCGGTCCGTCGGCCGGAACATGCTCTAGCCCCCGCGCCTCTAAACGGAACAGCACCGCGTAAGCGCCGCGGAGAACGCCTCTACAAAATTCATATAACATCTTGTTTAGCCTCCGCGAGTTTCTTGCGGCCAAGCGTTACGATCTGCGAGACAACTTCTCCGGCGGGAATGCCGGTGCTGTCTAGAAGAATCGCTCCCTCTGCTCGGATCAGCGGCGAGACGACCCGCTCCATATCCTTGCGGTCGCGTTCTTCAATCTCCCGCTCCATCTGCTCCAGCGTAATACCTGAGGCATCGCCAGATTCGCGGAAGCGACGCAGCGCACGCTCCTGCACGCTTGCTGTTAAATAAATCTTAAGCTCTGCATTCGGAAGTACATGGGAGCCGATGTCCCGTCCGTCCATAACGACGCCTTTGTCGGCTGCGAGCTTGCGCTGCATCTCTACGAGCAGCAGCCGGACTGCGTCATTGGCCGCTACACGGGACACATGCAGATTGACATCTCTAGAGCGGATTTTGTCGGTTATGTCTTGTCCGTTCAGCAGCACAACCTGTCCATCAGGTCCTGGCGCAAGAGTAATCTCAAGCTCTCGTGCAAGATCGGTGACCGCTTGATCGTCCTCAACATTCAAGCCAGCTTCTCTTGCACTCCAGGTAACTGCGCGGTACATGGCGCCAGTGTCGATATAGATATAGCCTAATGCTTCGGCAACGCTCCGTGCTACGGTGCTTTTGCCGGCACCGGCGGGTCCGTCGATCGCAATATTGATGCGTTCGTCCATCCCGTCGTGATGGATACTCAAGGGCTGTTCCTCCAAGCGGCATCTAGCAGAGTTGTTCATCCAAAATCAGTAAAAAAGCAGGCTTTGCCTGCCTAATAATTATATCACAGTCAACTGATGGATGCAAAAGAGTTAACTTTCTATCGCATATTAATTAACGAAGCGGTTGCCCTTCTCCCGCTCGTTCGGAACGAAAGCTCGGTCTTGAGCTAGCCACATACAGACCGGCCTGGAACAACATGGTCGCAAGTAGTAGTACCGCTGCAACTAACGCCAGCATGGCCGAAAATCGATCCTCCGGTTTCATGAATCCTACACCCCCATGCTGTATTTCACGCATGGATATTTTTCTCATGAATCGTGAAGATATGTATGCGGCGAGAACTCTAAGCAAAATAAACCTTATTTGCGATACTCCAGTTGCTTCTCGAAGCAGCAGCGGATTATTTTCTGGCGATCCGCTTCGGAAATAGTCGTAAATTTGATCATCGCCTGCTTGCGGCCA
This window contains:
- a CDS encoding cytidylate kinase, producing MSIHHDGMDERINIAIDGPAGAGKSTVARSVAEALGYIYIDTGAMYRAVTWSAREAGLNVEDDQAVTDLARELEITLAPGPDGQVVLLNGQDITDKIRSRDVNLHVSRVAANDAVRLLLVEMQRKLAADKGVVMDGRDIGSHVLPNAELKIYLTASVQERALRRFRESGDASGITLEQMEREIEERDRKDMERVVSPLIRAEGAILLDSTGIPAGEVVSQIVTLGRKKLAEAKQDVI